The proteins below come from a single Mya arenaria isolate MELC-2E11 chromosome 8, ASM2691426v1 genomic window:
- the LOC128244013 gene encoding protein unc-93 homolog A-like, with protein sequence MTDLWDTDKAMSVEAPLPENPIEYIAKTVFTQLNLRMDSQPHPWSEQTSQGSTSDAESYCSETPLLEKAEQTHTVEHGQNMQETTQKPTVDTCTINAFDQNSCSVDADLLDIAGSALTLNFTDVNEIVQMAVVPPPQIYGSGWEFGSMCSINLHSVQDGGVRSTCNTLAKHDDIQGLQERLLSRIFAEKISKSEFGSGFIGKELNVQSLEKLQSISKYDSPQKTRSMRNVIIVCVSNMFLYSTVFGLRNLQSSINTEAGVGVLSLAVFFSTFMIGSFVTPFIVRRFPPRTCLCWSACAYVFNIVANYYPKVYTLVPSAALHGFAAAVFLNAISTYITEVGLFEATMKRKSLETYISRYFGILSLSTQFAMVVGNLVSSLIFMSAGTKMELHKQFYNGNQTSASYLVDIYQDGNATFKTNNTDVVVAVPATCGSRCLIESDVTEHPAFDNRDMLFLIGTYTACGIISILVIYCLLDKVPDFSPKTFTCRDLGKGCVEYFQILIDRKFGLAVPLCLYTVLSSGFVVADILQSYITCPLGVQMVGYSMICYGVCGSLSSVAVAKVTRLTGRMPIVLLVVYGIRYVRALKKTSVLSAAALNLACLIGMMYWEPTEVDQPWLLALLGVWGFADGIWQSQTNSLISTVFADRYEEAFGSCRVLQGVAGIAVFLMSSSLCMTSKILFIVGSCVVTTTCYIVLEIAEMKSMKLAMSTLQVEVN encoded by the exons ATGACGGATTTATGGGATACAGACAAAG CAATGTCAGTTGAAGCCCCGCTGCCAGAAAATCCAATTGAATATATTGCAAAGACAGTATTTACTCAACTGAATTTAAGAATGGATAGTCAGCCGCATCCATGGTCAGAACAGACCAGCCAAGGAAGTACATCCGATGCTGAAAGCTATTGCAGTGAAACACCACTTCTGGAGAAAGCTGAACAGACACACACTGTTGAACACGGGCAAAATATGCAAGAAACGACACAAAAGCCCACAGTTGATACCTGTACAATCAATGCGTTTGATCAAAACTCTTGCTCGGTTGATGCAGATTTACTTGATATTGCAGGCTCGGCTTTGACTTTGAATTTTACAGACGTCAATGAGATTGTTCAAATGGCAGTCGTTCCACCACCGCAGATATACGGAAGCGGTTGGGAGTTTGGAAGTATGTGCAGTATCAACCTGCATTCGGTTCAAGACGGTGGGGTTCGCAGTACATGTAACACGTTGGCAAAACACGATGATATTCAGGGTCTCCAAGAACGGCTGCTATCAAGAATATTTGCTGAAAAAATATCCAAATCCGAGTTTGGTTCTGGTTTTATAGGTAAGGAGTTGAATGTCCAATCGCTTGAAAAACTTCAATCTATCAGCAAATACGACTCTCCTCAAAAGACAAGAAGTATGAGAAATGTGATCATAGTGTGCGTaagtaatatgtttttgtactcGACTGTTTTTGGACTAAGAAATTTGCAAAGTAGCATCAATACCGAGGCCGGTGTTGGGGTTCTGTCGCTTGCTGTTTTCTTTTCAACGTTCATGATCGGGAGTTTTGTCACTCCGTTTATCGTCCGAAGGTTTCCCCCAAGGACCTGTCTTTGCTGGAGTGCGTGTGCATATGTCTTCAATATTGTTGCAAACTACTACCCCAAAGTGTACACACTAGTTCCAAGCGCTGCTCTTCATGGATTTGCTGCCGCTGTGTTCTTAAACGCTATTAGCACTTACATTACCGAGGTTGGATTATTTGAAGCCACAATGAAAAGGAAGTCGCTTGAGACTTATATAAGTCGCTATTTTGGCATACTTTCTCTCAGCACCCAGTTTGCAATGGTCGTCGGAAATCTGGTATCCTCCCTTATATTTATGAGTGCTGGAACAAAAATGGAACTGCACAAACAGTTCTACAATGGGAACCAAACCAGTGCAAGTTATCTAGTGGACATTTACCAAGATGGAAACGctactttcaaaacaaataacactGACGTTGTGGTGGCAGTTCCAGCCACATGTGGTAGTAGATGCTTGATAGAGAGTGACGTCACCGAACATCCCGCGTTTGACAATCGGGATATGCTTTTCCTTATAGGAACGTATACTGCATGTGGGATCATTTCCATTCTTGTTATATACTGTTTGTTAGACAAGGTACCAGACTTTAGCCCGAAAACGTTTACTTGCCGTGACCTTGGAAAAGGATGCGTGGAATATTTCCAGATTCTCATTGACAGGAAATTTGGCCTCGCCGTACCGCTGTGTCTTTATACTGTCCTGAGCAGTGGCTTTGTCGTCGCCGACATATTGCAG AGCTACATCACCTGTCCGCTCGGTGTTCAGATGGTCGGCTATTCCATGATCTGTTATGGGGTGTGCGGGTCGCTGAGTTCTGTTGCAGTTGCCAAGGTTACACGTCTGACCGGAAGAATGCCAATTGTTCTCTTAG TGGTTTA cggCATCAGGTATGTAAGGGCGCTCAAGAAAACTTCTGTACTTTCAGCTGCCGCCTTAAACTTGGCCTGTCTCATCGGCATGATGTACTGGGAACCGACTGAGGTGGACCAGCCGTGGCTTTTGGCGTTGTTGGGTGTCTGGGGGTTCGCCGATGGCATATGGCAGTCACAGACTAACA GCCTCATTTCGACAGTCTTCGCTGACCGCTATGAAGAGGCGTTTGGAAGTTGTAGGGTTCTGCAAGGAGTGGCTGGAATAGCCGTTTTCCTCATGTCTAGCTCGCTTTGTATGACGTCCAAGATACTCTTCATCGTCGGCTCATGCGTAGTCACAACAACCTGCTATATTGTGCTTGAAATAGCTGAAATGAAATCCATGAAACTAGCAATGTCTACTTTACAAGTCGAAGTTAACTGA